One genomic segment of Microbacterium sp. ProA8 includes these proteins:
- a CDS encoding potassium channel family protein — translation MEESAWHKRTALPLIIASLAYLVAYSWRVIADLEGTGRVIASTVILVTWAMFIADYLVRLALATDRRLWFRRHLPALAFALIPVLRLVRLLRFLTRLPGMKTTAGGVLRTQILVYGAGASVILIYIASLAVLEAERHAPDADITTFGIALWWSCVTVTTTGYGDYTPVTDIGRWVAVGLMLGGVALAGVITATLASWVLERASREHDDQEPATRAQVRLLMDKIDALTAQNAAGGAGGTGGVDGVGGAGGRGSSGGENAGGERGNDSLGDGGDERPGG, via the coding sequence GTGGAGGAGTCCGCCTGGCACAAGCGCACCGCGCTGCCGCTCATCATCGCCTCATTGGCGTACCTGGTCGCGTACTCGTGGCGCGTGATCGCCGACCTCGAGGGCACCGGCCGCGTGATCGCGTCGACGGTGATCCTCGTGACGTGGGCCATGTTCATCGCCGACTACCTCGTGCGACTGGCGCTCGCGACCGACCGCCGTCTGTGGTTCCGCCGCCACCTGCCGGCTCTCGCGTTCGCGCTGATCCCGGTCCTGCGCCTCGTGCGGCTGCTGCGCTTCCTGACCCGGCTCCCCGGCATGAAGACGACGGCGGGCGGGGTCTTGCGCACGCAGATCCTCGTCTACGGCGCCGGGGCCTCCGTCATCCTGATCTACATCGCGTCGCTCGCGGTGCTCGAAGCCGAGCGTCACGCGCCCGACGCCGACATCACGACCTTCGGCATCGCGCTCTGGTGGTCGTGCGTGACGGTCACGACGACCGGCTACGGCGACTACACGCCGGTGACGGATATCGGGCGCTGGGTGGCGGTGGGGCTCATGCTCGGCGGGGTCGCGCTGGCGGGCGTGATCACCGCGACCCTGGCCTCGTGGGTCCTCGAGCGCGCCTCGCGCGAGCACGACGACCAGGAACCGGCGACCCGGGCACAGGTGCGGCTGCTCATGGACAAGATCGACGCGCTCACCGCGCAGAACGCCGCGGGTGGCGCGGGCGGCACGGGTGGCGTGGATGGCGTGGGTGGCGCGGGTGGGCGCGGCAGTTCGGGCGGTGAGAATGCCGGCGGCGAGCGGGGCAACGACTCGCTGGGCGACGGCGGCGACGAGCGCCCCGGCGGCTGA
- a CDS encoding DUF6325 family protein gives MTTFDYGPIEFYAIAFEGDRPGPAVLQAIDDLVASGTVNVLDLVFARRSPEGELEILELSDTIDDGGAPSLDLAGLAGQDDILFLAENLQPGSSAAILVIELLWAKAFASALYDAGGAVIAREGIPAPIVNAFLAENAD, from the coding sequence ATGACGACGTTCGACTACGGCCCCATCGAGTTCTACGCGATCGCCTTCGAGGGCGACCGTCCCGGCCCGGCGGTGCTCCAGGCGATCGACGATCTCGTCGCCTCGGGCACGGTCAACGTGCTCGACCTCGTCTTCGCACGTCGGTCGCCGGAGGGGGAGCTCGAGATCCTCGAGCTCTCCGACACGATCGACGACGGCGGCGCGCCCTCGCTCGACCTCGCCGGACTCGCGGGCCAGGACGACATCCTGTTCCTCGCGGAGAACCTCCAGCCGGGCTCGTCCGCCGCGATCCTGGTAATCGAGCTGCTGTGGGCGAAGGCGTTCGCGTCGGCGCTCTACGACGCCGGCGGTGCCGTCATCGCGCGTGAAGGCATCCCCGCACCGATCGTGAACGCGTTCCTCGCTGAGAACGCCGACTGA
- a CDS encoding arylsulfatase, translating into MPREFQGKIELDVRDSVADWDAFLTEKAPQGAPNVLVVLYDDTGTAAWSPYGGRINMPTMERLADNGLTYSQWHTTALCSPTRSTFLTGRNHHQNGFATISESSTGFPGYNSHIPPTNATMANVLRDAGWATFWVGKNHNVPIDEWTAGASKKNWPLAQGYDRFYGFIGGETNNWFPSLAEDNHYIDQPYLPEDGYHLSKDLADQALKMIRDVKQTEPDKPWYLWFCPGANHAPHHAPQEYIDKYKGKFDDGYEAYREWVLPRMIERGILPEGTDLTEMNPMPDGTFTQTDLVRPWAELNDEEKAMFCRMAEVFAGFSEYTDAQVGRIVDYLEESGQLDNTLILYCADNGASGEGSPNGSVNEGKVFGGYPDSLEDNLRLVDKLGSPDTYNHYPTGWAMAFSTPYRMFKRYSYQGGVCDPLVIHWPAGIAAKGEVRSQYHHCTDIVPTILEVCGVEMPAEYNGVAQTPLPGVSMRYSFEADGPTNKKTQYYEMLGSRGIWHEGWKAVAEHGPMAGMARFEDDVWQLFHTDVDRAEAHDLAAEHPEKLEELKALWLEEAKANDVLPLNDLQIIGNAKDFETFVGMEFHQPAPPSGQFVYYPGTSEVPERSAANVHNVSYKIAAAVDLTPDTEGVIFAHGSRFGGHALFVKDGTITYAYNFLGIPPEDRIQAPVPTSGKHVIGVEFTKERMGEYREGIGPLKLYIDDQLVAEQEIRTVLGHFSLCGEGLTIGRDSADPVSSLYGYGFDFTGGEIEKVVFDIADDAYIDLEAHLAAAMSRD; encoded by the coding sequence GTGCCACGCGAATTCCAGGGGAAGATCGAACTCGACGTCCGCGACTCCGTTGCCGATTGGGACGCCTTCCTTACTGAAAAGGCGCCGCAGGGCGCGCCGAACGTGCTCGTCGTGCTGTACGACGACACCGGAACGGCGGCGTGGTCCCCCTACGGCGGCCGGATCAACATGCCGACCATGGAACGGCTCGCCGACAACGGCCTCACGTATTCGCAGTGGCACACCACGGCGCTCTGCTCTCCGACGCGCTCGACGTTCCTGACCGGTCGCAACCACCACCAGAACGGCTTCGCGACGATCTCGGAGTCCTCGACCGGGTTCCCGGGCTACAACTCGCACATCCCCCCGACGAACGCGACGATGGCGAATGTGCTGCGGGATGCCGGCTGGGCCACGTTCTGGGTCGGCAAGAACCACAACGTGCCCATCGACGAGTGGACCGCGGGCGCTTCCAAGAAGAACTGGCCGCTCGCGCAAGGCTACGACCGCTTCTACGGCTTCATCGGCGGCGAGACCAACAACTGGTTCCCCTCCCTCGCCGAGGACAACCACTACATCGACCAGCCGTACCTGCCGGAGGACGGCTACCACCTGTCGAAGGACCTCGCCGACCAGGCGCTGAAGATGATCCGCGACGTCAAGCAGACCGAGCCTGACAAGCCCTGGTACCTGTGGTTCTGCCCCGGGGCCAACCACGCACCGCACCACGCGCCGCAGGAGTACATCGACAAGTACAAGGGCAAGTTCGACGACGGCTACGAGGCCTACCGCGAGTGGGTGCTGCCCCGCATGATCGAGCGCGGCATCCTGCCCGAGGGCACCGACCTCACCGAGATGAACCCGATGCCCGACGGCACGTTCACCCAGACCGACCTCGTGCGGCCGTGGGCCGAGTTGAACGACGAGGAGAAGGCGATGTTCTGCCGCATGGCGGAGGTGTTCGCCGGGTTCTCGGAGTACACCGACGCCCAGGTCGGACGGATCGTCGACTATCTCGAGGAGTCCGGCCAGCTCGACAACACGCTCATCCTCTACTGCGCCGACAACGGCGCCTCGGGCGAGGGCAGCCCCAACGGCTCGGTCAACGAGGGCAAGGTCTTCGGCGGCTACCCCGACTCGCTGGAGGACAACCTGCGTCTGGTCGACAAGCTCGGCAGCCCCGACACCTACAACCACTACCCCACTGGCTGGGCGATGGCGTTCTCGACGCCCTACCGCATGTTCAAGCGGTATTCGTATCAGGGCGGCGTCTGCGATCCGCTGGTCATCCACTGGCCCGCGGGCATCGCCGCGAAGGGCGAGGTGCGCTCGCAGTACCACCACTGCACCGACATCGTCCCGACCATCCTCGAGGTCTGCGGCGTGGAGATGCCGGCCGAGTACAACGGCGTCGCGCAGACGCCGCTGCCCGGCGTCTCGATGCGCTACTCGTTCGAAGCCGACGGGCCGACCAACAAGAAGACGCAGTACTACGAGATGCTCGGCAGCCGCGGCATCTGGCACGAGGGCTGGAAAGCCGTGGCCGAGCACGGGCCGATGGCCGGTATGGCGAGGTTCGAGGACGACGTGTGGCAGCTGTTCCACACCGACGTCGACCGCGCGGAGGCGCACGACCTCGCCGCCGAGCATCCCGAGAAGCTGGAAGAGCTCAAGGCGCTGTGGCTCGAAGAGGCGAAAGCCAACGACGTGCTGCCGCTGAACGACCTGCAGATCATCGGCAACGCGAAGGACTTCGAGACGTTCGTCGGCATGGAGTTCCACCAGCCGGCGCCCCCGAGCGGGCAGTTCGTCTACTACCCGGGCACCTCCGAGGTGCCCGAGCGGTCCGCGGCGAACGTCCACAACGTGTCGTACAAGATCGCGGCGGCCGTCGATCTCACCCCGGACACCGAGGGTGTGATCTTCGCGCACGGTTCCCGCTTCGGCGGGCACGCGCTCTTCGTGAAGGACGGCACGATCACCTACGCGTACAACTTCCTCGGCATCCCGCCCGAGGACCGCATCCAGGCGCCTGTCCCCACCTCGGGCAAGCACGTCATCGGGGTCGAGTTCACCAAGGAGCGGATGGGCGAGTACCGCGAGGGCATCGGGCCGCTCAAGCTGTACATCGACGACCAGCTCGTCGCCGAGCAGGAGATCCGGACGGTCCTGGGTCACTTCTCACTGTGCGGTGAGGGCCTCACGATCGGTCGCGACAGCGCCGACCCGGTGTCGTCGCTGTACGGCTACGGGTTCGACTTCACCGGCGGCGAGATCGAGAAGGTCGTCTTCGACATCGCCGACGACGCGTACATCGACCTCGAGGCGCATCTCGCCGCAGCCATGTCGCGGGACTGA
- a CDS encoding SHOCT domain-containing protein → MPLRRMGRPGLIGMAARTAVVAGTATAVSGSVQRHQQEKAYAQSEQQAYEAQQQQAAMDAAAAQAVANAQAAAPAAAPAAPAAPAGDDMMAKITQLAQLHAQGILSDEEFAAAKAKLLS, encoded by the coding sequence ATGCCACTGAGAAGAATGGGCCGCCCCGGCCTGATCGGCATGGCCGCCCGCACCGCTGTCGTCGCCGGCACGGCGACGGCAGTCTCGGGCAGCGTGCAGCGCCACCAGCAGGAGAAGGCGTACGCGCAGTCCGAGCAGCAGGCGTACGAGGCCCAGCAGCAGCAGGCGGCCATGGATGCCGCCGCCGCGCAGGCCGTCGCCAACGCGCAGGCCGCAGCACCTGCTGCCGCGCCCGCCGCTCCAGCCGCGCCGGCCGGAGACGACATGATGGCCAAGATCACCCAGCTCGCGCAGCTGCACGCGCAGGGCATCCTGTCGGACGAGGAGTTCGCGGCCGCGAAGGCCAAGCTGCTCTCCTGA
- a CDS encoding DUF559 domain-containing protein: protein MTEPAWLSMLREQGGIARQTALLARRTSKRELKDAVESGALLRIRRSWLALPDADPLLIAAARAGVTLGCITRAERLGLWVHGVSTKPHVAAPPCAGGVRIETDDNDVPKATVHWFAPVVPRVPHALEDGIENALVSIALCQPFEAALATWESAFRKGLADRAVLARLKLPRIARELLSESTPYADSGLETIVPRRLRWLRVRIVPQAWLHGHRVDFLLGERLVLQIDGGHHVGPQRDSDNRHDAELALRGFHVIRVGFHQIMNDWPSVQHLIMTAVAQGLHLAR, encoded by the coding sequence ATGACCGAGCCGGCGTGGCTGTCCATGCTGCGAGAACAGGGCGGGATCGCTCGCCAGACTGCGCTGCTCGCGCGCCGGACGAGTAAACGTGAGCTCAAGGATGCCGTCGAAAGCGGAGCGCTCCTGCGGATCCGGCGATCCTGGCTCGCGCTTCCCGATGCCGACCCGCTCCTGATCGCCGCCGCCCGCGCAGGAGTCACGCTCGGCTGCATCACGCGCGCGGAGCGCCTCGGGCTGTGGGTCCACGGCGTCTCGACGAAGCCTCACGTCGCAGCACCGCCATGTGCGGGCGGGGTACGAATCGAGACCGACGACAACGATGTTCCCAAGGCAACGGTTCACTGGTTCGCGCCGGTGGTCCCGCGGGTACCACACGCCCTTGAAGACGGCATCGAGAACGCGCTGGTCTCCATCGCGCTGTGTCAGCCCTTCGAGGCTGCGCTCGCCACCTGGGAGTCCGCGTTTCGGAAGGGACTTGCCGACCGAGCGGTCCTTGCGCGCCTGAAACTGCCGAGAATCGCTCGAGAACTCCTCAGCGAGTCCACACCGTACGCAGACTCCGGACTCGAGACGATCGTGCCGCGCCGCCTCCGTTGGCTGCGAGTTCGCATCGTGCCCCAGGCGTGGTTGCACGGTCATCGTGTCGACTTCCTCCTCGGGGAACGGCTCGTACTCCAGATCGATGGCGGACACCACGTCGGGCCGCAGCGCGACTCCGACAACCGTCACGACGCAGAACTGGCACTGCGGGGATTTCACGTGATCCGGGTCGGCTTTCACCAGATCATGAACGACTGGCCGAGCGTGCAGCACCTCATCATGACCGCCGTCGCCCAGGGTCTGCACCTCGCTCGCTGA
- a CDS encoding AI-2E family transporter — MTDEPQGSDIDVVPVVAEAGPNRFTRVLAALDHPLAVGFLATIGVLGALVLGSAIGSISTILVYIVLAMFLALGLDPIVRMLERHRVKRGAGIAIVFCGFALVAVAFFVFVLPPVIAQVVQLVEAIPEGVADIPESDWFAQLTPDGQAAVLGGMGQLADWISAPSTIAMLGGGVLAVGVGFVAAISASFIVIALTLYFLASLSAAKQALYALAPARSRVRLEDLTERITGSVGSALIGSVILSSLNAAAVFILHVVIGLPFPALMAVIAFVITLIPLFGSVIFWIFASVVALFSSPTQALIFFVAYLIYIQLESYVISPRVMNKAIAIPAALVLIGALAGGALAGIVGVLVALPVMASILLIIREVVVPRQNLKV; from the coding sequence ATGACCGACGAACCTCAGGGATCCGACATCGACGTGGTCCCCGTGGTCGCGGAAGCAGGCCCGAATCGCTTCACGCGTGTCCTCGCAGCACTCGATCATCCGCTCGCGGTGGGGTTCCTCGCCACGATCGGCGTTCTCGGGGCACTCGTGCTCGGCTCGGCCATCGGTTCGATCTCGACGATCCTGGTCTACATCGTGCTGGCGATGTTCCTGGCACTCGGCCTCGACCCGATCGTGCGGATGCTCGAGCGCCACAGGGTCAAGCGCGGCGCCGGCATCGCCATCGTGTTCTGCGGCTTCGCGCTCGTGGCGGTCGCGTTCTTCGTCTTCGTGCTGCCTCCCGTCATCGCCCAGGTGGTGCAGCTGGTCGAGGCGATCCCGGAGGGCGTCGCGGACATTCCGGAATCGGACTGGTTCGCCCAGCTCACCCCCGACGGGCAGGCCGCGGTGCTCGGGGGCATGGGCCAGCTCGCCGACTGGATCTCGGCACCGTCCACCATCGCGATGCTCGGCGGGGGCGTGCTGGCCGTCGGCGTCGGCTTCGTGGCGGCGATCTCGGCGAGCTTCATCGTGATCGCCCTGACCCTCTACTTCCTCGCCTCGCTCTCGGCGGCCAAGCAGGCGCTCTACGCCCTCGCCCCGGCGCGCAGCCGCGTTCGACTGGAGGACCTCACCGAGCGCATCACGGGCTCCGTGGGCAGTGCGCTGATCGGCTCCGTGATCCTCTCGTCCCTCAACGCCGCGGCCGTCTTCATCCTGCACGTGGTGATCGGCCTGCCCTTCCCCGCACTCATGGCGGTGATCGCGTTCGTGATCACCCTCATCCCCCTGTTCGGGTCGGTGATCTTCTGGATCTTCGCGTCGGTCGTCGCGCTGTTCTCGAGCCCCACCCAGGCCCTCATCTTCTTCGTCGCCTACCTGATCTACATCCAGCTCGAGTCGTACGTCATCAGCCCCCGCGTCATGAACAAGGCGATCGCGATCCCCGCGGCCCTGGTGCTGATCGGCGCGCTCGCCGGCGGAGCGCTGGCCGGCATCGTCGGCGTCCTGGTGGCGCTGCCGGTGATGGCGTCGATCCTGCTGATCATCCGCGAGGTCGTCGTCCCCCGCCAGAACCTCAAGGTCTGA
- a CDS encoding phospholipase D-like domain-containing protein: MDSTFLANLSWTLAVLVHAAIIITALIVIPRGRKPTAAMAWILLIVILPGVGVVLYLVIGSVRLPEKRRAEQARIDGIIRGRVQQNALAMTDAEWPRWFQRVVQQNEELTALPASTGNAASLYGDYQASIDAMAAEVDTATSFVHVEFFVVAWDDTTRGFFAAMERAVARGVSVRLLADYVSTRRLGNSKETLAELDRIGVTWAWMLPVMPFQGKYQRPDLRNHRKIVVVDGRVGFMGSQNLISRDYDSEKNIKRGLKWQELMTRLTGPVVASVNAVFLSDWLIETGEDLSATEHLAPAAIEAASAAASVSDGAAAAVADGAAAAEVAGAAAAVSGTAARSAGAADGAGASGADGLLCQVVPSGPGYDTENNLRLFLSLIYGATEKVIITSPYFVPDEAMVYAITTACQRGIEVQLFVSEIGDQFMVWHAQRSYYTALLEAGVRIFLYPAPFILHSKHFSIDDDIAVIGSSNMDIRSFSLNNEVSLMVRGASFVAGMREVEQGYRDAGRELTLEEWRREPAKATFLDGLMRLTSALN; this comes from the coding sequence GTGGACTCCACTTTCCTCGCCAACCTGTCCTGGACCCTCGCCGTGCTCGTGCACGCCGCGATCATCATCACTGCGCTCATCGTGATCCCACGCGGGCGCAAGCCCACGGCGGCGATGGCCTGGATCCTGCTGATCGTGATCCTCCCCGGCGTCGGTGTCGTGCTGTATCTCGTGATCGGCAGCGTGCGCCTCCCCGAGAAACGGCGGGCCGAGCAGGCCCGCATCGACGGGATCATCCGCGGCAGGGTGCAGCAGAACGCCCTCGCGATGACGGACGCCGAGTGGCCGCGGTGGTTCCAGCGGGTCGTGCAGCAGAACGAGGAGCTCACGGCGCTTCCCGCGTCGACGGGCAACGCCGCCTCGCTGTACGGGGATTACCAGGCCTCGATCGACGCGATGGCCGCCGAGGTCGACACGGCCACGAGCTTCGTGCACGTCGAGTTCTTCGTCGTCGCGTGGGACGACACCACGCGCGGCTTCTTCGCCGCCATGGAGCGCGCGGTGGCCAGAGGCGTGTCGGTGCGCCTGCTCGCCGACTACGTCTCGACGCGCCGGCTCGGCAACAGCAAGGAGACGCTGGCCGAGCTCGACCGCATCGGCGTGACGTGGGCGTGGATGCTGCCGGTCATGCCGTTCCAGGGCAAGTACCAGCGTCCCGACCTGCGCAACCACCGCAAGATCGTCGTCGTCGACGGCCGCGTCGGCTTCATGGGCTCGCAGAACCTCATCTCACGGGACTACGACTCCGAGAAGAACATCAAGCGGGGTCTGAAGTGGCAGGAGCTCATGACGCGGCTCACCGGTCCGGTGGTCGCGTCGGTCAACGCCGTGTTCCTCTCGGACTGGCTGATCGAGACCGGTGAGGACCTCTCGGCGACCGAGCACCTGGCGCCGGCCGCGATCGAGGCGGCGAGCGCTGCGGCGTCCGTGTCGGACGGCGCTGCGGCGGCCGTGGCGGACGGCGCTGCGGCGGCCGAGGTGGCTGGCGCTGCGGCGGCCGTGTCGGGCACAGCAGCACGCTCGGCGGGTGCGGCCGACGGTGCCGGTGCGTCCGGCGCTGACGGGCTGCTGTGCCAGGTCGTGCCGAGCGGGCCCGGGTACGACACCGAGAACAACCTGCGCCTCTTCCTGTCGCTCATCTACGGCGCGACCGAGAAGGTCATCATCACGAGCCCGTACTTCGTCCCGGACGAGGCGATGGTCTACGCCATCACCACCGCCTGCCAGCGCGGGATCGAGGTCCAGCTGTTCGTCTCCGAGATCGGCGATCAGTTCATGGTGTGGCACGCGCAGCGCTCGTACTACACCGCGCTGCTCGAGGCCGGCGTGCGGATCTTCCTCTACCCTGCGCCGTTCATCCTGCACTCCAAGCACTTCTCGATCGACGACGACATCGCCGTCATCGGCTCCAGCAACATGGACATCCGCTCGTTCAGCCTCAACAACGAGGTCTCGCTGATGGTGCGAGGCGCGTCGTTCGTCGCCGGCATGCGCGAGGTCGAGCAGGGCTACCGCGACGCGGGCCGCGAGCTCACGCTCGAGGAGTGGCGCCGCGAGCCCGCCAAGGCCACGTTCCTCGACGGCCTCATGCGCCTCACCTCCGCCCTCAACTGA
- a CDS encoding arylsulfatase, which translates to MPGKPNILIIWGDDIGISNLSAYSDGLMGYRTPNIDRVAHEGVKFTDYYGEQSCTAGRAAFITGQNPYRTGLTKVGMPGATLGLQAEDPTIADALKHHGYATGQFGKNHLGDRDEHLPTAHGFDEFFGNLYHLNAEEEPEHPDYPTDEEFPGFSERFRPRGVIHSWAEADGTQRIEDTGPLTKKRMETVDEEFRDAASDFIRRQAEDDTPFFVWFNSTHMHFRTHTKPESKGRSGRWQSEYHDTMLDHDEVVGSLLDLLDELGLAEDTIVMYSTDNGPHMNSWPDAGMTPFRNEKNSNWEGAYRVPAMVRWPGRIPAGTTLNGIVSHNDWFVTLLAAVGDDDIAERLKAGTELHGTEFKVHLDGHNQLDYITGEADHSPRRHFFYVSDDGDLTALRFENWKLVFLEQRAAGTLLVWQEPYTELRFPKLFNLRTDPYERADITSNTYWDWVLARVFLMIPAQAYVARMLQTLAEFPQRQESASFTIDQVLEKLENATAGAS; encoded by the coding sequence ATGCCCGGCAAGCCCAACATCCTCATCATCTGGGGCGATGACATCGGAATCTCCAATCTCAGCGCCTACTCCGACGGACTGATGGGTTACCGCACACCGAACATCGACCGGGTCGCGCACGAGGGGGTCAAATTCACCGACTACTACGGCGAGCAGAGCTGCACGGCGGGCCGCGCGGCCTTCATCACCGGCCAGAACCCGTACCGCACGGGCCTGACCAAGGTGGGGATGCCCGGAGCGACGCTCGGTCTGCAGGCGGAGGACCCGACGATCGCCGACGCCCTCAAGCACCACGGCTACGCCACCGGCCAGTTCGGCAAGAACCATCTCGGCGACCGCGACGAGCACCTTCCGACCGCGCACGGCTTCGACGAGTTCTTCGGCAACCTGTACCACCTCAACGCCGAGGAGGAGCCGGAGCACCCCGACTACCCCACCGACGAGGAGTTCCCGGGGTTCAGCGAGCGGTTCCGGCCGCGTGGCGTCATCCACTCATGGGCCGAGGCCGACGGAACCCAGCGCATCGAGGACACCGGCCCGCTGACGAAGAAGCGCATGGAGACCGTGGACGAGGAGTTCCGCGACGCCGCGTCCGACTTCATCCGCCGTCAGGCCGAGGACGACACCCCCTTCTTCGTCTGGTTCAACTCCACGCACATGCACTTCCGCACGCACACCAAGCCGGAGAGCAAGGGCCGCTCCGGGCGCTGGCAGTCGGAGTATCACGACACGATGCTCGATCACGACGAGGTCGTCGGCAGCCTCCTCGACCTGCTGGACGAGCTGGGCCTCGCCGAGGACACCATCGTCATGTACTCCACCGACAACGGGCCCCACATGAACAGCTGGCCCGACGCCGGCATGACGCCGTTCCGCAACGAGAAGAACTCGAACTGGGAGGGTGCCTACCGCGTCCCGGCGATGGTGCGCTGGCCGGGCCGCATCCCGGCGGGGACCACCCTCAACGGCATCGTCAGCCACAACGACTGGTTCGTGACGCTGCTCGCTGCGGTCGGCGACGACGACATCGCCGAGCGACTGAAGGCGGGCACCGAGCTGCACGGCACCGAGTTCAAGGTCCACCTGGATGGGCACAACCAGCTGGACTACATCACGGGCGAGGCCGACCACAGCCCCCGGCGGCACTTCTTCTATGTCTCCGACGACGGCGATCTCACGGCGCTGCGCTTCGAGAACTGGAAGCTCGTCTTCCTCGAGCAGCGCGCCGCGGGGACTCTGCTGGTGTGGCAGGAGCCGTACACCGAGCTGCGCTTCCCGAAGCTGTTCAACCTGCGCACCGACCCGTACGAACGCGCCGACATCACCTCGAACACGTACTGGGACTGGGTGCTCGCACGCGTCTTCCTCATGATCCCCGCGCAGGCGTACGTCGCCCGGATGCTGCAGACGCTCGCCGAGTTCCCGCAGCGCCAGGAGTCGGCGTCGTTCACGATCGACCAGGTGCTCGAGAAGCTCGAGAACGCGACGGCGGGGGCCTCGTAG
- a CDS encoding SHOCT domain-containing protein gives MGGFWDFILWMFWIFVFVAYLMVIFSIIGDLFRDEKLNGWLKAVWILFLIFVPFLTALVYLIARGNGMQQRSIAQAQAMRSAQDAYIRQTAGSGGSAADDIAKAKTLLDSGAITQAEFDTLKAKALAA, from the coding sequence ATGGGCGGCTTCTGGGATTTCATCCTCTGGATGTTCTGGATCTTCGTGTTCGTCGCGTACCTGATGGTGATCTTCTCGATCATCGGCGACCTCTTCCGCGACGAGAAGCTGAACGGATGGCTGAAGGCCGTCTGGATCCTGTTCCTGATCTTCGTGCCCTTCCTGACCGCGCTGGTCTACCTCATCGCACGCGGGAACGGCATGCAGCAGCGCTCGATCGCGCAGGCGCAGGCCATGCGCTCGGCACAGGACGCGTACATCCGGCAGACCGCGGGCTCCGGAGGGAGCGCCGCAGATGACATCGCCAAGGCGAAGACGCTTCTCGACTCGGGTGCGATCACCCAGGCCGAGTTCGACACCCTCAAGGCCAAGGCGCTCGCTGCCTAG